The following is a genomic window from Xiphophorus couchianus chromosome 5, X_couchianus-1.0, whole genome shotgun sequence.
TAGACAGGATATCTCACTCAACAAGTCTAACCTTAGACTTTCTCATATTTAAGAAAGATCCCagaaatttcagatttaaattttaaaactgctgtttaaAACTCTTACTGAGCAGAAGCTATTTTGCTAAAAGTGGGCAGAGCTATTGAACCAACTTAATGTAGTGACAGTtgcaagtgttttatttttctatcatgTGATTTATTCAGATAGGCTAAATACAGATGCACTGAACAATTTTCTGACTTCTATTTGCGATAAATTCTAGAAGCCCTCTATCTTCCCCCTGGCCCTTGACAACAAcacactgtttttttgttggagTACCacaaatcccaataaagtacTCATATGTTTGATagcaatttgacaaaatgtgggaaatCGCATGGGGCATGAACAGTTTTACAAATTATTGTGTATGCAGCAGCCTTATTCCTTAGAAACTCGttctttcaaaaacataaaaaaggaattgaaagCGGATCAAACTCGGTGTGTCCTCAAAAACACCTCTAATATTTTGTCCTCTCTCTGCGGTAGAACTTCTGCACAGCTAAAACGCTGTATATCAGTGACTCAGACAAAAGAAAGCACTTCATGCTGTCTGTGAAGATGTTACATGGAAACAGCTCAGATATCGGAGTTTTCCCCAGCAAGAGGATCAAAGTCATCTCCAAACCTTCCAAGAAGAAACAGTCCCTGAAAAATGCAGACTGTGAGTCCACAGCACATTACTGTATTGATTTAATCTCTTGGAGaacatttggtttaattttcCTCTCCATCTTTCACCAGTGTGCATAGCTTCTGGGACTAAAGTGGCCTTGTTCAACCGCTTGCGTTCCCAAACAGTCAGTACCAGGTACCTTCATGTTGAGGGAGGGAACTTTCATGCCAGCTCCCAACAATGGGGTGCCTTCTACATCCACCTGTGTGAGTCaatcttctgtctttttttaaaactttcggttatttatgtcttttatttgAACAAGTAGATGCTCAGAGAATTTTCTCAATTTGTTTAGTGGATGATGATGAATCTGAAGGAGAGGAATTCACTGTAAAAGATGGCTACATTCACTATGGCCAGACAGTGAAATTGGTCTGTTCTGTTACTGGCCTGGCCCTGCCTAGACTGGTATGTAAGTTGCTGTTGCACAAATGTCCTGAAGTGTAGCcctaagtttttgttttttgtttgtgtcggTGTTTTCTTTTGCAGCGTACATGATGggtattttttctgtatttcttaaGATCATTCGTAAAGTTGACAAGCAAGCAGCGCAGTTGGATGCAGATGATCCTGTATCTCAGCTTCACAAGTGTGCCTTCTACCTGAAAGATACAGAGAAAATGTATCTTTGTCTTTCACAGGAAAGAATTATCCAGTATCAGGTGTGTAGATGCATGCCTGTGCACACCCACATGTCTGCAACTGTTaacaataattgtttttttgagCATTTTATAAAAGGTTTGTCAAATAAAGTTTAGGGAAATATTATTTGAAGGGCGATTCATACTGTAATTGTCTATTTTCTGCTACATACAAGGAAGTTGCAGTACATTTGCCCTAaatgtttgtcacatttatATTCTAAATGAAAACGAATCGCTTTGAATGTGTTTATACATTTTGTTGAAAGAGAATTGGTATTGGGCAACATTACAATTTGTGGTTCAGATAGTTGGCCTGTGGGCAGCAAAGCCTGATCGATGTATCTCTAGCAACTTCTTCTGATTTTTATGGCTACACTGTTTATGctctttatttattctgtaCATGGCTTTTGTTGCAGCATTTCTAAATGCACTTGGCATGGGTCAATAGACTTAAGTTTGTAGAAGTACACATTGTGTGTTGATACAATGACGATAGTTATGTTTTGTATCACAAATCTACTGCTCTTTTTGTAGTAATGTGTGCAATATTAACATTGCAAAGAACTGCTTGGAGGTTAACGAGTATTTATCGAACAGGTTAGATGTTATTGTCCCACACTGACTCAAGTATTAAAGCATCGAGGTATTTAGGTTCACACAAAGAtaagtgttaaaatatttaaagacaacatTAAGGATAATATACTGTACAGTAAGTACAGAACTATAACATGAAAATACTGTGCCGTTGTCAGCAATAACGTACTTGGATCCAAGAAATGTGCAACTGTGTAAGGTTTTTTAGAAAGATGTACATAATGTGTATTGCATGTAAACAGTCTATCGTTCTGATTAATCAAAATCTTATGACGATTTTTTACGGTAACTACAAACAGCATGAATGTTTTCCTACAAGAAATATTACTTTCTTTACCAGAAGTAATCTGTTTCAGCTATAACAGCAGACACTGCCTGAGTACAGTCCTTCAATACAACCCTATTGTTATAGATAGAAATAAtgcattaatttttttcattttctaacactATTTAAGTTTGTATTTGTGGTGGATCACTTAAATTGGAACCAGACTGATGAAGAATATTGTTTACCATCAGTGATTCAATCTGTCAGAGCACCAAAAGGTTCAACAAACAAGTGTaggaagttttattttaaatttttgtaagTAGTGTGTAATGGTAATAATTTCTATCCCAGGGTACGCCATGCCCCAAAGACTCTCGCAAGGAAAACATTAACGATGGCGCAGCATGGACTATCATTAGCACTGACAAAGCAGAGTACACATTTTGTGAAGGCATGGGTCCAGTCCCCACACCGGTCAGCCCCGTCCCTGTGGTGGAAAGTCTGCAGGTAACCACAGATCAGACTGTCTCATATCATTCCAACCTTTAGACTACAGTCATTTTTCAGGGTCTTTTAAGATGCGTCTTTTTCTCCCTCCTCAGTTAAATGGCGGAGGAGATGTGGCCATGTTGGAAGTGACGGGACAGAACTTCACCCCTAACCTCAGAGTTTGGTTTGGTGATGTGGAGGCAGAAACAATGTACAGGTAAAACGGTCTGCCAGAACCtagctgtgtgtgtgcacacgTCTCTTTTTGATGCGGACTCCAATTTGTTTGCTCGTTCAGGTGCGGAGAGAGCATCCTCTGTGTAGTTCCAGACATCTCTTCCTTCAGGGAGGGTTGGCGCTGGGTACTGCAGCCCGTTCAGGTTCCCGTCACGCTGGTCCGCAACGACGGAATCATCTACCCCACAGGCCTGACTTTCACCTACACTCCTGAGCCGGGACCTCGGCCTCACTGCAGTGCCACTGGGATCATTCTCCGATCCAACAGCAACGCTTCCTCATCACCAGCATCTTCCTCTTCACCTTCATCTTCAGTTGGCGGCCACGGCGACGGCCACGCTGCCAGCAGCAGTGACTCAGGCGTGTCAGCACTGACGTAGTCGGCTGTGGTTCATGGTTCATGGTCGTGCGCTGTCAGGAAAGGATGTGAAGTTTTTGTATAAAAGGTTCAACGGATCTGCAAGCCTGTGCTGAAGTCCCGaagctttatatttttagaGCAACAGTGAAAACATAAGGAATGCTTCTGAGCTGGAAAAGGATgagttaaaagaagaaaaaaaaaactttttactgaCTCTGTGCTTCAGCGCCCTCTGGTGGGAAGTTGTGGACATGAGCCCCACTCAGACTGATATCCCAGATCCTCACCTATAAGAAGTGGGATGTGCCTTCTAATGCTAACACCTGGATttgataaaatgttgtttttatacttATGTGGGTGTGAAAGGTGTCTTCCTTCTGCTTTTTAccattaaaatcttatttttactGAACAACCTTAACTATTCTGAGTAAAGGACAATTTGTAAAGgtaacattgtttttatgtagcataaaaacataatgttcAGATTATATTTTATAAGCTTTTTCGGtacatttgaccatttttgtaTGATACTGCAAACTTACATTATTTTGTTATCATATAGGTTGCTATTTGTGATCCCTATTTTTGTCTTGTCTCGAGTTGGTTGCAGttcttttactgttttactACAATTTCATTCTCTTCACAGCACTGTTTATTGCATGTTAGGTATtaataacaaacattttaacaattttatctGCTGGTCAATAATGGGTCAGTGTACATGAAGTAAACCTGATTTGGAAACATGTCTTTGAGgttcatactttttaaaatcttctaaAACTCCATGAATGCAACTTTGAGCTGACCTTCCTAGCACTACATATTTGATGCGTCAGCCCAATGCAACCAGTGTTACTTGACAATTTTTCACAGTATGTCATAATTTTTGGTATGTTTTATATGTTGCTTTCACATTGACATGAATGATAACTAAATCAATTATGTAATTAGCTCAGTGTGTTTCGTGATGCAATCTGAAACATTGGACTCAGTTGAGAGgtgaagtttttaaaagtaaaacattaaatgtctttttgaaGCCAAGATGCGCATTTGACCTATCGCATTCTCACTCATTACTCATTTGCATGCGTCGCTGTATCTTTGGCACATGCATTATAGGAAGACTACTTAAGCTTCTGAATTGCACCTCTTTGAGAACGTTTGTTGTGTAGGGAAAACTATAGATGTGCCGATATGTGAATGAGGTACAAAGTGATGTGGAAAAAACGGTTactagatttcttttttgttagtttttttgtttacacttaaacatttcatatcagCCAATTCTTCAGTAATACTAATTTGatactttgactaggtcactcAGTAcctctgtttgtgtttaagcCACTCAGCTGTGGCCTTCCAATGACTGCCTGCTGTATAACCCAAGTGTGCTTGGACTCAACCTCAACATTCTCCTTTAGGATTGTCTAGTAGAGAGCAGAATTCATGGGAAGTCATTTGGATCCTGAAGAAACGAGGCACCCAGAGACCATAATGCTACCACCGCCACCATGTTTGGCAACAGGTATGATATcctttttcagaaattttcataATATTCCCCCAacctatttttaaaatgcatatcaaggcacatactgtatgtctaaTTAAAATCTGCTGTCCTTCATTGCTTCATGAGAGCTCAGTTAATTTTCAGTGTAACATATTTGATTATTTGCACCCCTTTTTAATATTGATCACTGAAATATTCACGTTTCTTACTAATGTCAGATCCATCTTGGTGTCCCAGCTGTGTTAATTTTTAATTCTGCACTCTGTTAAGTGGTTCTAAAACAGACTGTCTTTCTATTTGGTATAAGTATGTGGTTGCATGAGAATAACCTACAACCACCATCCAGGCAGCTCAGTTCC
Proteins encoded in this region:
- the rbpja gene encoding recombination signal binding protein for immunoglobulin kappa J region a, with the protein product MAPVVTGKFSEQHLPRRLTREAMRSYLKEKQDQTVLILHAKVAQKSYGNEKRFFCPPPCVYLMGTGWQKKVKELVKEGCSEQEAQPYVFIGIGSSEQDMQQLFLEGKNFCTAKTLYISDSDKRKHFMLSVKMLHGNSSDIGVFPSKRIKVISKPSKKKQSLKNADLCIASGTKVALFNRLRSQTVSTRYLHVEGGNFHASSQQWGAFYIHLLDDDESEGEEFTVKDGYIHYGQTVKLVCSVTGLALPRLIIRKVDKQAAQLDADDPVSQLHKCAFYLKDTEKMYLCLSQERIIQYQGTPCPKDSRKENINDGAAWTIISTDKAEYTFCEGMGPVPTPVSPVPVVESLQLNGGGDVAMLEVTGQNFTPNLRVWFGDVEAETMYRCGESILCVVPDISSFREGWRWVLQPVQVPVTLVRNDGIIYPTGLTFTYTPEPGPRPHCSATGIILRSNSNASSSPASSSSPSSSVGGHGDGHAASSSDSGVSALT